From Synchiropus splendidus isolate RoL2022-P1 chromosome 10, RoL_Sspl_1.0, whole genome shotgun sequence, the proteins below share one genomic window:
- the etv5a gene encoding ETS translocation variant 5a isoform X1, translating into MDGFYDQQVPFMVPPSSHVEEPSHNRPVNDRKRKFIDAELALDTEELFQDLSQLQEIWIAEAQVPDDEQFVPDFQSDNLMFHGPPPAKIKRELSPSKDLSPCHQDRSPMPYGEKCLYSYSACDRKPTPGFKPLTPPSTPVSPCVSTGAAGTHPLSERTPPPHPNVANPAAGPRPVHAPQSIPSAAAANQPPLPVHSPPFAVPRALIGQDANNFTPEHRFQRQMSEPCLPFPPSENRGRPQFLPQPHNNSSNSLPRECRPPYHRQMSEPLVPAPPQGFKQELIDPRYAEQSMPTMSPPGPPLGPPRQAPFHPMAIKQEPRDFCFDSEVPNCQSSFGRVGPFFQNNHENFSYDRDPHLYFDDTCVVPERLEAKVKQEPSVYRDGPPYQRRGSLQLWQFLVTLLDDPANGHFIAWTGRGMEFKLIEPEEVARRWGIQKNRPAMNYDKLSRSLRYYYEKGIMQKVKVAGERYVYKFVCDPEALFSMAFPDNQRPNLKADLDNMTGLDEDTVPLTHYEDAAPYLLDGGEQCVASLPFPDGCSY; encoded by the exons ATGGACGGATTCTATGACCAGCAAGTCCCATTTATGGTTCCACCCAGC TCTCATGTGGAGGAGCCATCACACAACAGACCAGTCAACGACAGAAAGAGGAAATTTATCGACGCCGAACTCGCCCTGGATACAGAAG AGCTCTTTCAGGACCTCAGTCAGCTGCAGGAGATCTGGATTGCTGAAG CCCAAGTTCCTGATGACGAGCAGTTTGTTCCCGACTTCCAGTCAGACAACT tGATGTTTCATGGCCCGCCTCCAGCCAAGATTAAGCGCGAGCTGAGTCCATCCAAAGATCTTTCCCCCTGTCACCAGGACAGGAGTCCCATGCCATACGGAGAGAAGTGCCTTTACAGCTACAG TGCCTGTGACAGAAAGCCAACCCCCGGATTCAAGCCATTAACCCCTCCCTCCACACCAGTGTCCCCATGTGTGTCCACCGGTGCTGCAGGAACGCACCCCCTCAGCGAGCGAACCCCTCCGCCGCACCCCAACGTAGCCAACCCAGCCGCGGGCCCACGTCCTGTTCACGCGCCGCAGTCCATACCAAGTGCGGCCGCTGCCAACCAACCGCCGCTGCCAGTCCACAGCCCGCCCTTCGCTGTGCCGCGAGCCCTGATTGGCCAGGATGCCAACAACTTCACACCTGAGCACAG GTTCCAGCGGCAGATGTCAGAACCGTGTCTGCCTTTCCCGCCCTCAGAAAACCGAGGGCGCCCCCAGTTCTTGCCACAGCCCCACAATAACAGCAGCAACAGCCTGCCGCGAGAATGCCGGCCCCCGTACCATCGTCAGATGTCTGAACCGCTGGTGCCCGCGCCTCCGCAGGGCTTCAAGCAAGAGCTCATTGACCCACGTTATGCTGAGCAGAGCATGCCCACCATGAGCCCGCCCGGACCTCCTCTGGGTCCTCCTCGCCAGGCTCCTTTCCATCCCATGGCTATCAAACAAGAGCCACGTGACTTCTGCTTCGATTCTG AAGTGCCTAACTGTCAGTCATCGTTCGGAAGAGTGGGGCCGTTCTTCCAAAATAACCATGaaa ACTTCTCCTACGACAGAGACCCTCATCTGTACTTTGATGACACCTGTGTGGTCCCCGAGAGACTAGAAG CTAAAGTAAAACAGGAGCCGTCCGTCTACCGGGACGGGCCTCCCTACCAGCGCCGTGGCTCCCTGCAGCTGTGGCAGTTCCTGGTCACGCTGCTGGACGACCCTGCCAACGGCCACTTCATCGCCTGGACCGGCCGCGGAATGGAGTTCAAGCTGATCGAGCCCGAGGAG GTGGCTCGTCGTTGGGGCATCCAGAAGAACCGACCTGCCATGAACTACGACAAACTGAGCCGCTCCCTGCGCTACTACTACGAGAAGGGCATCATGCAGAAGGTAAAG GTGGCAGGAGAGAGGTACGTGTACAAGTTTGTGTGCGACCCCGAGGCTCTCTTCTCAATGGCCTTCCCCGACAACCAGAGGCCCAACTTGAAGGCCGACCTGGACAACATGACTGGGCTGGATGAGGACACCGTGCCTCTCACCCACTACGAGGATGCTGCCCCCTACCTGCTGGACGGCGGGGAGCAGTGCGTGGCCAGCCTGCCCTTCCCTGACGGCTGCAGCTACTGA
- the etv5a gene encoding ETS translocation variant 5a isoform X2, which produces MDGFYDQQVPFMVPPSSHVEEPSHNRPVNDRKRKFIDAELALDTEELFQDLSQLQEIWIAEAQVPDDEQFVPDFQSDNLMFHGPPPAKIKRELSPSKDLSPCHQDRSPMPYGEKCLYSYSACDRKPTPGFKPLTPPSTPVSPCVSTGAAGTHPLSERTPPPHPNVANPAAGPRPVHAPQSIPSAAAANQPPLPVHSPPFAVPRALIGQDANNFTPEHRFQRQMSEPCLPFPPSENRGRPQFLPQPHNNSSNSLPRECRPPYHRQMSEPLVPAPPQGFKQELIDPRYAEQSMPTMSPPGPPLGPPRQAPFHPMAIKQEPRDFCFDSEVPNCQSSFGRVGPFFQNNHENFSYDRDPHLYFDDTCVVPERLEAKVKQEPSVYRDGPPYQRRGSLQLWQFLVTLLDDPANGHFIAWTGRGMEFKLIEPEEVARRWGIQKNRPAMNYDKLSRSLRYYYEKGIMQKVAGERYVYKFVCDPEALFSMAFPDNQRPNLKADLDNMTGLDEDTVPLTHYEDAAPYLLDGGEQCVASLPFPDGCSY; this is translated from the exons ATGGACGGATTCTATGACCAGCAAGTCCCATTTATGGTTCCACCCAGC TCTCATGTGGAGGAGCCATCACACAACAGACCAGTCAACGACAGAAAGAGGAAATTTATCGACGCCGAACTCGCCCTGGATACAGAAG AGCTCTTTCAGGACCTCAGTCAGCTGCAGGAGATCTGGATTGCTGAAG CCCAAGTTCCTGATGACGAGCAGTTTGTTCCCGACTTCCAGTCAGACAACT tGATGTTTCATGGCCCGCCTCCAGCCAAGATTAAGCGCGAGCTGAGTCCATCCAAAGATCTTTCCCCCTGTCACCAGGACAGGAGTCCCATGCCATACGGAGAGAAGTGCCTTTACAGCTACAG TGCCTGTGACAGAAAGCCAACCCCCGGATTCAAGCCATTAACCCCTCCCTCCACACCAGTGTCCCCATGTGTGTCCACCGGTGCTGCAGGAACGCACCCCCTCAGCGAGCGAACCCCTCCGCCGCACCCCAACGTAGCCAACCCAGCCGCGGGCCCACGTCCTGTTCACGCGCCGCAGTCCATACCAAGTGCGGCCGCTGCCAACCAACCGCCGCTGCCAGTCCACAGCCCGCCCTTCGCTGTGCCGCGAGCCCTGATTGGCCAGGATGCCAACAACTTCACACCTGAGCACAG GTTCCAGCGGCAGATGTCAGAACCGTGTCTGCCTTTCCCGCCCTCAGAAAACCGAGGGCGCCCCCAGTTCTTGCCACAGCCCCACAATAACAGCAGCAACAGCCTGCCGCGAGAATGCCGGCCCCCGTACCATCGTCAGATGTCTGAACCGCTGGTGCCCGCGCCTCCGCAGGGCTTCAAGCAAGAGCTCATTGACCCACGTTATGCTGAGCAGAGCATGCCCACCATGAGCCCGCCCGGACCTCCTCTGGGTCCTCCTCGCCAGGCTCCTTTCCATCCCATGGCTATCAAACAAGAGCCACGTGACTTCTGCTTCGATTCTG AAGTGCCTAACTGTCAGTCATCGTTCGGAAGAGTGGGGCCGTTCTTCCAAAATAACCATGaaa ACTTCTCCTACGACAGAGACCCTCATCTGTACTTTGATGACACCTGTGTGGTCCCCGAGAGACTAGAAG CTAAAGTAAAACAGGAGCCGTCCGTCTACCGGGACGGGCCTCCCTACCAGCGCCGTGGCTCCCTGCAGCTGTGGCAGTTCCTGGTCACGCTGCTGGACGACCCTGCCAACGGCCACTTCATCGCCTGGACCGGCCGCGGAATGGAGTTCAAGCTGATCGAGCCCGAGGAG GTGGCTCGTCGTTGGGGCATCCAGAAGAACCGACCTGCCATGAACTACGACAAACTGAGCCGCTCCCTGCGCTACTACTACGAGAAGGGCATCATGCAGAAG GTGGCAGGAGAGAGGTACGTGTACAAGTTTGTGTGCGACCCCGAGGCTCTCTTCTCAATGGCCTTCCCCGACAACCAGAGGCCCAACTTGAAGGCCGACCTGGACAACATGACTGGGCTGGATGAGGACACCGTGCCTCTCACCCACTACGAGGATGCTGCCCCCTACCTGCTGGACGGCGGGGAGCAGTGCGTGGCCAGCCTGCCCTTCCCTGACGGCTGCAGCTACTGA